One Megalopta genalis isolate 19385.01 chromosome 11, iyMegGena1_principal, whole genome shotgun sequence genomic region harbors:
- the RpL13 gene encoding ribosomal protein L13, with translation MGKRNNMIPNGHFHKDWQRFVKTWFNQPARKFRRKQSRVKKARSVAPRPVKLLRPIVHCPTFRYHTKVRAGKGFTLAEIKASGLNKRFARTIGIAVDPRRRNKSVESLQANAQRLKEYKSKLILFPLNEKKPKKGDATEEEMKTATQVKGEIMPIRHQAPAKAKARTISEEEKKFSAYVTLRKARADARLVGVRAKRVKEAAENPDDVTKVAKDKKPKK, from the exons ATGGGTAAGAGAAATAATATGATCCCTAATGGGCATTTCCATAAGGATTGGCAAAGGTTTGTGAAAACTTGGTTCAATCAGCCAGCTAGAAAATTTCGTCGTAAACAAAGTCGTGTGAAGAAAGCTCGTTCAGTTGCACCAAG ACCTGTCAAGCTTTTGAGACCTATTGTTCATTGCCCAACATTCCGTTATCACACAAAAGTTAGGGCAGGCAAAGGTTTTACCTTAGCTGAAATTAAAGCAAGTGGTCTGAACAAACGATTTGCTAGGACCATTGGAATTGCAGTAGATCCTAGAAGACGAAATAAGTCGGTGGAATCTTTGCAAGCAAATGCTCAAAGATTGAAGGAGTATAAGTCCAAATTGATTCTTTTCCCATTAAACGAAAAGAAA CCAAAGAAGGGTGACGCAACTGAAGAAGAAATGAAAACAGCCACTCAAGTTAAGGGAGAAATTATGCCAATACGACATCAAGCACCAGCTAAGGCAAAGGCTCGCACAATTTCTGAAGAAGAGAAGAAGTTCTCTGCATATGTTACTTTGCGTAAAGCTAGAGCTGATGCTAGATTAGTTGGAGTTCGCGCAAAGCGTGTAAAAGAAGCTGCAGAAAATCCGGACGATGTAACAAAGGTTGCCAAGGACAAGAAGCCCAAGAAATAA
- the LOC117226300 gene encoding gamma-glutamylcyclotransferase isoform X1, producing MSNKFLYFAYGSNMLTKRIHINNPTAERKNIGLLKNFRLDFLRHSRRWGGCSATIVPTENYNVWGVIWELHECNMATLDCQEGVANKVYFPLMVDVETPDGQILNCRVYQQCDSPDEHVKLRLLPSHRRPSPLYIKTILEGAKENKIPAEYIKFLEIIPHNNYSGKCEVNLPLNES from the exons ATGTCcaacaaatttttatatttcgcgTATGGAAGTAACATGTTAACAAAAAGAATACACATTAATAATCCAACGGCAGAACGCAAAAACATTGGCCTTCTAAAG AATTTCAGATTGGACTTCTTAAGGCATTCGAGAAGATGGGGTGGATGTAGTGCAACAATTGTTccaacagaaaattataatgtgTGGGGTGTAATTTGGGAATTACATGAATGCAACATGGCCACATTAGACTGCCAAGAAGGTGTTGCAAATAAAGTATATTTTCCTCTAATGGTTGATGTCGAAACACCTGATGGTCAAATCTTAAACTGCAGAGTATACCAGCAGTGTGACAGTCCAGATGAACATGTAAAACTACGACTACTACCAAGTCATAGAAGACCTTCCCCATTATACAT AAAAACAATATTAGAAGGTGCAAAAGAAAATAAGATACCAGCTGAATATATCAAGTTTCTGGAAATTATACCACATAACAATTACTCTGGAAAATGTGAGGTTAA CCTACCTTTGAATGAAAGTTAG
- the Coq8 gene encoding ubiquinone biosynthesis protein COQ8, mitochondrial — protein sequence MSQPWISDLIGVLKGARAVTNAIIKHQEDAVKRTVQTSSLKTAAEKCTTECIKKFKNIEPSKVPEQVAGELKEVVERLNVVEKGLMEFVKIKSNKMIGTSSDPYDSTPIQKTKLYAYNIAKDPKEVSIEPDIINEKQNITSASTTNTQEKQDRPTIRKYTTVKEKIETMTKLENKIPMIELSDKDKEILRRLELEHEKNKTYDTPKENTIKEIDSEIKQESLKVVPEKPQVRPSVKPKQTLSPNAKAQKVPSTRFQRMMSFGTLGIGLGVGTVAEYTRRTLGLKTQSLGETFDNMFLTKANAERIVSTLCKVRGAALKIGQILSIQDETIISPELQKIFERVRQSADFMPAWQVEKVLAAELGHDWRNKLATFEEKPFAAASIGQVHHGTLLNGQDVAIKIQYPGVAMGIQSDVENLVGLMKVWNIFPKGMFIDNLVEVANRELAWEVDYIREAECTKRYKKLMESYKDYCVPGVIDGLSTSQVFTTEMVEGIPVDKCVSLDMETREHICRLIMSLCLKELFVFRYMQTDPNWSNFFYNTYTRQLVLLDFGACREYEKLFMDKYIRIIYAASEGDRNTILNLSREMGFLTGYESKIMEEAHVDAVMVLGQVFDKKHKYYDFGGQDVTNRIQSLVPTILDNRLCPPPEEIYSLHRKLSGIFLLCAKLQVKINCRDMFREVYDNYKFG from the exons ATGTCTCAACCTTGGATATCTGATCTCATTGGTGTCCTGAAAGGAGCTAGGGCGGTAACTAATGCCATTATAAAACACCAAGAAGATGCAGTTAAACGTACAGTACAAACATCGAGTTTGAAAACTGCTGCAGAAAAATGTACAACAGAGTgtataaaaaaattcaaaaacatAGAACCAAGTAAGGTTCCT GAACAAGTAGCAGGGGAGCTCAAAGAAGTGGTTGAACGATTAAATGTTGTTGAAAAAGGTTTAATggaatttgttaaaataaaatctaacaAAATGATCGGTACGTCTTCAGATCCCTATGATTCCACACCAATCCAAAAAACTAAGCTATATGCTTACAATATTGCAAAAGATCCTAAAGAAGTATCAATTGAGCCTGACATAATAAACGAGAAGCAAAATATTACGTCTGCAAGTACAACTAATACACAAGAGAAACAAGATAGACCTACAATAAGAAAATATACAACAGTAAAGGAAAAAATAGAAACAATGACTAAGTTAGAGAACAAGATACCCATGATTGAGCTTTCAGATAAAGATAAAGAAATTTTAAGAAGATTGGAATTGGAACATGAAAAGAATAAAACATATGATACTCCAAAAGAAAATACTATAAAAGAAATTGATTCTGAAATAAAACAAGAATCTCTGAAGGTAGTTCCAGAGAAACCACAAGTTAGACCATCTGTGAAACCAAAGCAAACT CTTTCACCTAATGCAAAAGCTCAGAAAGTTCCATCTACTAGATTCCAGAGAATGATGAGCTTTGGTACATTAGGAATTGGTCTTGGTGTTGGTACAGTTGCAGAATACACACGTAGAACACTTGGGTTAAAAACACAAAGCCTTGGTGAGACATTTGATAATATGTTTCTTACAAAGGCAAATGCTGAAAGAATAGTTTCAACTTTATGTAAAGTAAGAG GTGCAGCATTAAAGATAGGACAAATTTTAAGCATTCAAGATGAAACCATTATAAGTCCCGAATTACAGAAGATTTTTGAAAGAGTTAGACAGAGTGCTGACTTCATGCCAGCATGGCAAGTTGAG AAAGTATTAGCTGCTGAACTTGGGCACGATTGGAGGAATAAATTAGCTACCTTTGAAGAGAAACCATTTGCTGCAGCATCTATTG GTCAGGTTCATCATGGTACTTTATTAAATGGTCAAGATGTAGCAATTAAAATTCAATATCCTGGTGTAGCTATGGGaattcaaagcgatgttgaaaaCTTAGTAGGCTTAATGAAg GTTTGGAATATTTTTCCGAAAGGCATGTTCATAGACAATTTAGTAGAAGTTGCGAATCGAGAACTTGCATGGGAAGTAGATTATATACGCGAAGCAGAATGTACAAAAAGATACAAGAAACTCATGGAATCTTACAAGGATTATTGTGTTCCAGGAGTAATAG ATGGATTATCGACGAGTCAAGTTTTTACAACGGAAATGGTAGAAGGTATTCCAGTAGATAAGTGTGTCAGTTTGGATATGGAAACAAGAGAACATATTTGTAGACTGATAATGAGTTTATGCCTTAAAGAATTATTTGTCTTCCGATATATGCAAACAGATCCAAACTGGTCAAATTTCTTTTACAATACTTATACTAGACAG TTAGTTTTACTAGATTTTGGAGCCTGTAGAGAGTACGAAAAATTATTTATGGATAAATatattagaataatttatgcTGCCAGTGAAGGTGATCGTAATACAATTCTAAATTTATCTAGAGAAATGGGATTTCTTactggatatgaatctaaa ATTATGGAAGAAGCTCATGTAGATGCAGTAATGGTTCTAGGACAAGTGTTTGATAAGAAACATAAATATTACGATTTTGGGGGACAAGATGTGACTAATCG AATCCAATCATTGGTTCCAACCATTTTAGATAACAGACTTTGTCCTCCACCAGAAGAAATATATAGCTTGCATAGAAAATTATCAGGAATTTTCTTATTATGCGCCAAGTTACAAGTTAAAATAAATTGCCGTGATATGTTTCGTGAAGTGTATGATAATTACAAGTTTGGTTAA
- the LeuRS-m gene encoding leucyl-tRNA synthetase, mitochondrial yields the protein MMFADVSRQNLVPYFKNYLRFKHIIARCKSTGVNSFTFEHLTSVTRKNIETYWRDKINLFKYEETNNEKKRFYVLSMFPYPSGLLHMGHVRVYTISDAITRFYKMKGYNVLHPMGWDAFGLPAENAAYEKQLDPTEWTYDNITKMRNQLSLLNYGFDWDREFTTCDPEYYRWTQELFLKLYERGLIYQKDGFVNWDPVDETVLAEEQVDENGCSWRSGAKVEKKLLNQWFIRTTSFAKPLLEGLNDPILKGWGDVKKIQQNWIGKCNGISFELQLMSNIPNFPKTLNVWTENPEFIEYAKFIAISPKSLLNYPEYCTEVQEGIQIMDAKVLNPFNGEELQVYVTDKVKFQPFRETYIGIPSASMDDYHFSEAVGIEFLRHSIRSYEQQQQKILEVVSKAKKWNIGGYPVSSRLQDWPISRQRYWGTPIPIIHCSKCGIQPVPRDQLPVVLPKITFSFSNKRSTLSDVKDWLSTSCPKCGKQAIRESDTMDTFVDSSWYFLRYIDPKNTKEMFSVDKVKTIFPVDLYIGGKEHAVLHLYYARFISHFLHSEGLIPSPEPFKQLLVQGMVMGQTYRQKDTLKYLKPNEVETQGKLTVEKNTYKPVIVAWEKMSKSKHNGVDPLELLNEYGIDVTRLLILADVAPTSSRHWSHDSCRGIMNWQNRLWNSMKSFMDYRNNVSLEELQTKPTDPKFQQHDAYMFDSRNYFLKSVTYNMTESQQLSVAISRMQGLTNSLRKVCLDCMKKSREFERALAVQIIMLAPIVPHFASELWAGFCSVKHHLISENEVNLDKDVMEQTWPEIDMNYNMVIATLINSKRIKMFKVPKYQLDKMSAEEVLDVVTNDPEIKQHLKDKTIARTNFHSKVGYDTEVDIVLEKNAATT from the exons atgatGTTTGCAGATGTATCTCGACAAAATCTAGTACCATATTTTAAGAATTATCTACGTTTTAAACATATCATTGCTCGATGTAAATCCACCGGCGTTAATTCATTCACG TTTGAGCATCTTACATCTGTAACCAGGAAAAACATTGAGACATATTGGAGGGATaagattaatttatttaaatatgaagaaacaaataatgaaaaaaaaagattttatGTATTATCAATGTTTCCTTATCCTTCTGGATTATTGCATATGGGTCATGTAAGAGTTTATACAATAAGTGATGCCATTACACGTTTTTATAAAATGAAAG GATACAATGTTCTTCATCCAATGGGTTGGGATGCATTTGGTTTACCTGCTGAGAATGCAGCATATGAAAAACAATTAGATCCTACTGAATGGACATATGATAATATAACTAAAATGCGAAATCAATTGAGCTTGTTAAATTATGGATTTGATTGGGATAGAGAATTTACAACATGTGATCCAGAATATTATAGATGGACACAGGAGTtgtttttgaaactatatgaaaGAGGTTTAATTTATCAGAAGGATGGATTTGTCAATTGGGATCCTGTTGATGAAACTGTGTTAGCTGAAGAACAAGTTGATGAAAATGGTTGTTCTTGGAGATCTGGAGCTAAAGTggaaaagaaattattaaaccAATGGTTTATTAGAACTACATCATTTGCTAA accACTGCTAGAGGGTTTAAATGATCCAATATTAAAAGGATGGGGAGATGTAAAAAAAATACAGCAAAACTGGATTGGTAAATGTAATGGCATTAGTTTTGAATTGCAATTGATGTCAAATATTCCAAATTTTCCAAAGACATTAAATGTCTGGACAGAGAATCCAGAATTCATTGAATATGCGAAATTTATTGCAATCTCTCCGAAAAGTTTATTAAACTATCCCGAATATTGTACAGAAGTACAAGAGGGAATTCAAATCATGGATGCTAAAGTACTGAATCCATTCAATGGGGAAGAGTTACAAGTATATGTAACAGATAAAGTGAAATTTCAACCTTTCAGAGAAACTTATATTGGAATACCTTCAGCTTCAATGGATGATTATCACTTTTCTGAAGCAGTTGGAATCGAGTTTCTACGACATTCGATAAGAAGTTATGAACAACAGCAGCAAAAAATATTGGAAGTGGTATCCAAAGCTAAAAAATGGAACATTGGTGGGTATCCAGTTAGTTCAAGACTCCAAGATTGGCCAATATCTAGGCAAAGATATTGGGGCACACCAATACCGATTATTCATTGCTCGAAGTGTGGCATTCAACCAGTGCCACGCGATCAACTTCCTGTTGTCTTACCAAAAATAACATTTTCGTTCTCGAATAAAAGGTCTACTTTATCGGATGTTAAAGACTGGTTAAGTACTTCATGCCCGAAATGTGGTAAACAAGCAATTAGAGAATCAGATACAATGGATACTTTTGTCGATAGTTCATGGTATTTTTTGAGATACATTGATCCAAAAAATACTAAAGAAATGTTTTCTGTTGATAAAGTAAAAACTATATTTCCCGTTGATCTGTACATTGGTGGAAAAGAACATG CTGTATTGCATTTATATTATGCCAGATTTATAAGCCATTTCTTACATTCGGAAGGATTAATACCAAGTCCAGAACCGTTTAAGCAATTACTTGTTCAGGGCATGGTAATGGGTCAAACTTACCGACAGAAGGATACACTAAAGTATTTAAAACCTAATGAAGTAGAAACGCAAGGCAAGCTAACGGTGGAAAAAAATACCTATAAACCTGTAATTGTTGCTTGGGAAAAAATGTCTAAATCGAAGCACAATGGCGTTGATCCTCttgaattattaaatgaatacgGCATTGATGTAACCAGGTTGTTAATATTAGCGGATGTAGCACCAACCTCAAGCAGACACTGGAGTCATGATA gCTGTCGCGGAATAATGAACTGGCAAAATCGTTTATGGAATAGCATGAAAAGTTTTATGGATTACCGTAACAATGTCAGCCTGGAAGAACTGCAAACAAAACCGACCGATCCTAAATTTCAACAGCACGATGCATATATGTTTGATAGTCGAAATTATTTCTTAAAATCCGTAACATATAACATGACCGAATCTCAGCAACTGAGTGTTGCGATATCAAGAATGCAAGGACTTACAAATAG TTTACGAAAGGTATGTTTGGATTGTATGAAGAAAAGTCGTGAATTCGAACGTGCATTAGCTGTCCAAATTATAATGCTTGCACCAATAGTACCACACTTTGCCTCAGAATTATGGGCAGGCTTTTGCTCGGTTAAACATCATCTAATAAGCGAAAACGAAGTTAACTTAGATAAAGATGTAATGGAGCAAACTTGGCCAGAAATCGATATGAATTACAACATGGTGATAGCAACGTTG ATAAACTCTAAACGCATAAAAATGTTCAAAGTACCCAAATACCAATTGGATAAAATGTCAGCTGAGGAAGTCCTTGATGTAGTAACAAACGATCCAGAAATTAAACAGCATTTGAAAGATAAAACGATCGCACGAACTAACTTTCATTCAAAGGTAGGCTACGATACAGAAGTAGATATTGTTTTAGAAAAGAATGCTGCAACAACTTGA
- the LOC117226300 gene encoding gamma-glutamylcyclotransferase isoform X2, which produces MSNKFLYFAYGSNMLTKRIHINNPTAERKNIGLLKNFRLDFLRHSRRWGGCSATIVPTENYNVWGVIWELHECNMATLDCQEGVANKVYFPLMVDVETPDGQILNCRVYQQCDSPDEHVKLRLLPSHRRPSPLYIKTILEGAKENKIPAEYIKFLEIIPHNNYSGKCEPTFE; this is translated from the exons ATGTCcaacaaatttttatatttcgcgTATGGAAGTAACATGTTAACAAAAAGAATACACATTAATAATCCAACGGCAGAACGCAAAAACATTGGCCTTCTAAAG AATTTCAGATTGGACTTCTTAAGGCATTCGAGAAGATGGGGTGGATGTAGTGCAACAATTGTTccaacagaaaattataatgtgTGGGGTGTAATTTGGGAATTACATGAATGCAACATGGCCACATTAGACTGCCAAGAAGGTGTTGCAAATAAAGTATATTTTCCTCTAATGGTTGATGTCGAAACACCTGATGGTCAAATCTTAAACTGCAGAGTATACCAGCAGTGTGACAGTCCAGATGAACATGTAAAACTACGACTACTACCAAGTCATAGAAGACCTTCCCCATTATACAT AAAAACAATATTAGAAGGTGCAAAAGAAAATAAGATACCAGCTGAATATATCAAGTTTCTGGAAATTATACCACATAACAATTACTCTGGAAAATGTGAG CCTACCTTTGAATGA
- the LOC117226290 gene encoding kinesin-like protein KIF23 — protein sequence MKSSRVKPPGSARKPINRPKGNNMLSKDPVQVYCRLRPMQYATDVSCMKVLSDTTIAINPPESAINFRNCSNKEIQTTFSCVFTPGATQKELFNVVALPLVENVIRGRNSLLFTYGVTGSGKTYTMTGEPHDAGIMPRCLDVIFNSIGNYQTKKFVFKPDKLNGFDIQNEADAMLDRQSELHAGIMSHRNGKSNKVKKAESDGDSNPMIVREVDESQVVSVDQDNAYAVFVTYVEIYNNSVYDLLEDDDIRAKTLQSKIVREDGNKNMYVHAVTEIEVKSAEEAFEVFNRGQRRRRVAHTALNAESSRSHSVFTVRLVQAPLDCEGEQVIQDKRVVCITQLSLVDLAGSERTNRTKNTGQRLREAGNINNSLMTLRSCLEILRENQIQGTNKIVPYRDSKLTHLFKNYFDGEGQVRMIVCVNPRANDFDETIQVMKFAEMTQEVQVARPTITKIDLGFTPGRRQANKLFKEARGKLEKEGHPEAAELEVDIGLVYSLGGPFPELEVTSPCNDQIITNLMHFLEQRISKRNLLRADLHKKQNDLRKTLMTMEQEHINLKIENATLKAATLQQKKKVSALEGHLCKSEEQIDSLLRKLNHANDTIRSLQQELKDRDMALNQRLIDKQRVKQKYNTKIQVETDKMNKELEIKLRQQREHLQNQMKDKENKLRLVKQILVDDNGINSIPVTPKATATNLEANARTTDGRSRRDKVTVSNPRHRRSQSADRWVDHRPGALVPLGTVLQPLMRRRRSVSRLADPKEITDGASRYCLVAQEHDTDGELETKLYKGDILPTSGGGAQVVFNDMECLKQLSPKARKRSGPADLDINEVGTPNHSSTLVETHCKRPRVIN from the exons ATGAAATCCTC GCGTGTAAAACCACCGGGTTCTGCTCGGAAACCAATAAACCGACCGAAAGGCAACAATATGTTATCTAAGGATCCAGTGCAAGTTTACTGCCGTTTAAGGCCAATGCAGTATGCTACAGATGTATCATGTATGAAAGTTTTATCAGATACAACTATAGCTATCAATCCACCAGAATCAGCAATTAATTTTCGTAATTGTAGCAACAAAGAAATTCAAACAACATTCAGTTGTGTATTCACACCAGGTGCTACACAAAAGGAACTCTTTAATGTTGTGGCTCTCCCATTAGTTGAGAATGTTATTCGTGGTAGAAATAGTCTTCTGTTTACTTATGGTGTAACAGGAAGTGGTAAAACATACACAATGACTGGTGAACCACACGATGCTGGTATCATGCCACGTTGTCTTGATGTAATTTTTAATAGTATTGGTAACTATCAAacaaaaaaatttgtttttaaaccAGATAAATTAAATGGTTTCGATATACAAAATGAAGCTGATGCAATGCTAGATAGACAAAGTGAGCTCCATGCAGGAATTATGTCTCATAGAAATGGAAAATCAAACAAAGT GAAGAAGGCTGAAAGTGATGGAGATAGTAATCCAATGATAGTTCGTGAAGTTGATGAATCACAGGTGGTATCAGTGGATCAAGACAATGCTTATGCAGTCTTTGTTACATAtgttgaaatatataataacagtgTATATGATTTATTAGAGGATGACGATATTAGAGCCAA GACATTACAGAGTAAAATAGTCAGAGAGGATGGAAACaaaaatatgtatgtacatgcTGTGACAGAAATTGAAGTAAAAAGTGCTGAAGAAGCATTTGAGGTCTTTAACCGTGGTCAAAGAAGAAGGAGAGTAGCTCATACTGCTCTTAATGCAGAATCAAGCAGGTCGCACAGTGTCTTCACTGTTCGTCTTGTACAA GCACCATTAGATTGCGAAGGTGAGCAAGTTATACAAGACAAACGCGTAGTGTGTATTACACAACTATCTTTAGTAGATCTGGCTGGTAGTGAAAGAACAAATAGAACCAAGAATACAGGACAACGTTTAAGAGAAGCAG gtaatattaataattctttGATGACTCTTCGATCGTGTCTGGAAATTTTAAGAGAAAATCAAATTCAAGgtacaaataaaattgtacccTATAGAGATTcaaagttaactcatttgtttaagAATTACTTTGATGGAGAAGGACAAGTGAGGATGATTGTGTGTGTTAATCCAAGGGCGAATGATTTTGACGAAACAATT CAAGTTATGAAGTTCGCGGAAATGACTCAAGAAGTTCAAGTAGCTAGACCAACAATTACTAAAATAGATCTTGGTTTTACTCCAGGAAGAAGACAGGCAAATAAG TTATTTAAGGAGGCACGTGGTAAACTCGAGAAGGAAGGTCATCCTGAAGCTGCTGAGTTGGAAGTTGATATTGGTCTTGTATACAG TTTGGGTGGTCCATTTCCCGAATTAGAAGTTACTTCTCCATGCAACGATCAAATAATTACTAATCTGATGCACTTTTTGGAACAGCGTATAAGCAAACGGAACCTATTACGTGCCGATCTACACAAAAAAC AGAACGACCTTAGAAAAACTTTAATGACAATGGAACAGGAGcacataaatttaaaaattgaaaatgcaaCTTTGAAAGCAGCTACTTTGCAACAGAAAAAGAAGGTGTCTGCATTGGAAGGTCATTTGTGTAAAAGTGAAGAACAAATAGATAGTTTGCTtcgaaaactaaatcatgcgaatGATACGATCCGTAGTTTACAGCAAGAG TTAAAAGATCGAGACATGGCACTAAACCAACGATTAATAGATAAGCAGAGGGTAAAACAAAAGTATAACACCAAAATCCAAGTAGAAACTGATAAAATGAACAaggaattagaaataaaattacGTCAGCAACGCGAACATTTACAG AATCAAAtgaaagataaagaaaataaattgagacTGGTGAAGCAGATTTTAGTCGATGACAATGGTATTAATTCTATACCCGTTACACCAAAAGCTACAGCTACAAATTTGGAGGCAAATGCAAGAACAACTGATGGTCGATCACGAAGG GATAAGGTAACTGTTTCAAATCCGAGGCATAGACGTTCACAAAGTGCTGATAGATGGGTTGATCATAGACCAGGAGCACTGGTTCCTTTGGGAACAGTTCTGCAAccattaatgcgaaggagacgcAGCGTTTCAAGACTTGCAGATCCAAAGGAGATTACCGATGGAGCATCGCGATACTGTCTCGTTGCGCAAGAACACGATACGGATGGCGAACTTGAAACCAAACTGTATAAG GGAGACATATTACCAACTAGCGGAGGTGGAGCGCAAGTGGTATTTAATGACATGGAATGCTTAAAGCAACTGTCGCCAAAAGCGAGAAAACGCAGTGGTCCCGCAGATttagatataaatgaagtaggcaCGCCAAATCATTCCTCCACGCTTGTGGAGACTCACTGTAAAAGGCCACGAGTGATTAATTAA